The window ATATATCATCTTAAGCTGGAACTCTGTGCAAAACAtgttgtgcacacttcacatttgagaGGTTTCTCACtggtatgaatcaacatatgcttCTTTAAGTTGGAAttctgtgtaaaacattttgtgcatacttcacatttgaaaggtttatCCCCAGTATGAATCCACATATGCTTCTTTAAGCTGGAActctgtgtaaaacattttgtgcatccttcacatttgaaaggtttatCCCCAGTATGAATCGACATATGCTGCTTTAAGCTGGAACTCCGTGTAAAACAtgttgtgcacacttcacatttgaaaggtttctcccCAGTATGAATCCACATATGCTGCTTTAAGCTGGAACTctgtgcaaaacattttgtgcatccttcacatttgaaaggtttatCCCCAGTATGAATCCACATATGCTTCTTTAAGCTGGAACTGTGTGCAAAACAtgttgtgcacacttcacatttgaaaggtttctcccCAGTATGAATCGACATATGCTTCTTTAAGCTGGAACTCTGTGTAAAACAtgttgtgcacacttcacatttgaaaggtttctctccagtatgaatcaacatatgctgcTTTAAGCTGGAActctgtgtaaaacattttgtgcatccttcacatttgaaaggtttatCCCCAGTATGATTCCACATATGCTTCTTTAAGCTGCAACTgtgtgcaaaacattttgtgcacatttcacatttgaaaggtttctcgccagtatgaatcaacatatgttgttttaagcTGACACTCTGTGCAAAGCATATTgcgcacacttcacatttgaaaggtttcaccccagtatgaatcaacatatgctgcTTTAAGCTCAAACtgtgtgtaaaacattttgcgcacacttcacatttgaaaggtttcacaCCAGTATGAATCGACATATGCTTCTTTAAGTCGAAACTAtgtgaaaaacatttgtaacAGACCTCACATCTGAAAAGTGTCATGCctgtatgaatcaacatatgtagGTTTAAGTGGGAACAACGCttgaaacattttgtgcacacttcacatttgaaaggtttctccccagtatgaatcaacatatgcttCTTTAAACTGGAACTGTGTACAAAACAtgttgtgcacacttcacatttgaatgGCCCCTCACCAGTACAAAACATGTTGTGCACACTCAGAAAGGTTTCTCGTACTTTAACAAGCCGCTTTAAGCTGGAACTCTgcgtaaaacattttgtgcacacttcacatttgaaaggtttttctCCAGTGTGAATCTGCATGTGTCTTTTAATGCCAGCCTTGGCTGAGAAATCCTTTAAGCACATTCCACACCTGAAAGGTCTTTCACTAGTATGAACATGCATGTGTTTTTCTAGAAGAGACTTGCCTTTACAACTCTTTGAACAGACTTCACATTGGAAACACCCTTTATTCCTGAGTGACGTTGGTTTCCAGATGCAGGTCTTCAGCTGACGTTTTTCAGACTAGAGTCTACTCTGTGCTGCTCAGTAAACATCTGACATGCCTTCAAAGTTGCAGTACTAGTATCTATACAGCTAGCACTGAAATAGAAAACTACTTTGAATTgatatataaaagaaacaaagtaGGACACATACTTTGGTGGCACATCGTTTTGACGCCATGCACATTCAGTATGACAGGTGACACTGGCGTTGGTGACAGTTTAACGTTATGCAGCGATGGTGGCACAATTTTCAAATCATGTACAATCAGTCTGACGGTGTCGGCGTCACGACTAGTAATCATGGGCATGgaagaaaataaatgtgtgagaagtgagagagagagagagagagagagagagagagagagagagagagagagagagagagagagagagagagagagagagagagagagagagagagagagagagaggtgtgcTCAACATTTATCAGTTTGGTTCTACTGATGTGGCgatcaattataaaaatccataattcGTGGAGTGGtaaaattgatatttgtaattaattttccAATTGACTTGATGgaattaaataatgtaaatatgttgaagTGTTTGCTTTCAATAGTACTTTAAAACAATTGTATAAAAGAATTATGCAATATCAAACGTCAAAACAagcatataaacaaaattataaacgAAATTccctaaaacaaatgttgataATTTAATTCTAAAAATTATCGTACCCCCAGAAGAAAGAAAACTGTTTTTACTTAAGTTTACGAAACTGACTTGGCTAAGTCAAAACCTTCAGTTGTTGTTTATCAAACAACGTAAGTTAACCTTTACTGAgtcagaaaaaaaccccaacttacGTCCTAGGTCGCTAAAGATGTATTTCCTATTTATAAAcatcttattaaaaaaaaaaaaaaattcaatacaacaaaaacatgaacacaagcaacaaaaacaatgtatttatttcTAACTAAAGCGAATGATAAAAAATCTATCGATAGAATGTAAGTTAAATCTATGACACTATGGTATTACCTATCCTTTTATATGGGTGTGAAATATGGGGCTATGAAAAAACGGATATTATTGAAAGTATTGAGACGTTTAGTCCCTGTTAATAAAGGCATAGCCAATACtcatgttatatggagaactagGACGTACACCACTTAAATTAATTATGCAACAAAGAATGATTAGTTTTTGGACTAGAATTGTATctggcaaacaaacaaaactatcttTTTATTACATGAATTTATGTTACATGATTCTTCCCTAAATGGATGTGGATCCAACATACATGATTCTTCCCTAAATGGAGGTATGACAgattatttttaacagcctAGGTATGACAGATACATGATCTTCCAAGGATTCTCAacacaaaaacaccaacaaGTGATTCTCAACAAAAACCTAAGTTCTTAAACAAATCAAGTTAAGACAGCATGGCCAGTATCGTAAACCGTGGAACAATAATATTGCAATTTTGTCTGCAGAGAAAGATAACCTAACACTAGAGAAATACCAGGGTACCATATTTCACGCGAACAGCCGTTCTGTTCacgtgtcggttatgcaaagTTAAATTTACGTGAACCGCAAACTGGTTACGTCATGGTCtataaacgttcagaaattaaaacttgcaaacttcacgattacaggacgtttattcacgcagacatactactagtatttcgacaagtgttttaggctgaattttagatactcGATGCGTagcaaaccagtaaacaacgttatattgcaacagttgtaatttgCGACCAGTTAAAGTAAAtgctcagtatagagtcgagccaaaagttttaaagaaatgtgctcagaccggtggggacggctaaattatctgctgctattttatctctaaaggaatatatgtagacataatattggattgcacATAATTTTACAcatgttaaaaaaagttttaacgtaaacaggaatccaaaagtgtctcaaaaaatgtaaaatactaacatcgcataatgagctttaaaaaaccaaacatttggaacgtatCTATAGTATAGAAGTAtcatcgataaagtgaaagtagcatagccaccgcaaaacgcaaaaaggaatccctcgaaatgattatgtatatatttcaaaggcgtagcacccattacgcacagtacgcatgtgcgtgatccaaaaacaaaacccgggaataggtcgaggctgtctgtaattgttctataaaatatcctcttaaaattgactcgaaaaaaagatttagaaaacaaaagaacaaaaaaaaaaaagcctccgAAAAGGCTCAGATTGCATCTACAGACTCCCGAGTTTCAAACTTTTCACCCGCTAAGAAAATgtctggctacgcccctgtattttatttcagtactgtggctgatattcagttcttttataatattgttaactttagcaagcattaaagacatttctgttttgtcaaatgttttcttttgtatttgttttaactttgtttcagctaaaaactatgtatttaaaatataatttcaacgtaaatttgaggtaaccgatcaggtaacccacgggttacgcaactataattcacataaccgaacaattggttacctaggtaaaaaccacgtgaaccgacttccggttccctcagattttaaaatattttccccTGAATACCTCTCTATAATGCCAGGAAAACTGTAGATCACCACACTCAAATTTATAACAAGGAATTGCTACCACACAATTGAAATAGCAAATAACAACACCGTAGAAAATAGATTATGCACACTATGTAACTCTAGTGATATTGGCGATGAAGATcattattttttctcttttgaaTTCTTTAAGGAACACCGAAAATTATTCCTAAAACAATAGTTTTGATGAAAACCACAGTACCCTGAAATTTAAAGAATTATTGACAagtaataaaataggtgtcCTAAGAAAAAGTCGGtaaattaattacaataattaatgataaattaagAAAACAGTAGATATATCTGTATCAATCTATACCACACTACTGGAagcattgcattgtattgtattattgtatatatgcatttatatattatattcttatacgatttattgtttaatagtcTCCTGTAAACCCCTTCCTATATTGGCATGTCGAACAGTGTTGTTCATGTTTCCCCACATGGCGTTGCctaacggcctgggtgtaataaggttctgttctgttctgttgttAAAGATGTATTTcctatttatgaaaaaaaaaatattagaaaaggagaaatattttttttacaattaactaaaacattttattactttacttatttttaaaattaaaaagtatttgagtatttttgtttttctaagtaatattttgtatgtaaacAGATTCAAACGTCAAttcaattaattaaacaaatctcGCTTGAGAAAatatctataattttttttaaacaatttaaaggaacagaccctagtttttaaacactaaggcatacttTTCACCTAGACgttagtttcaacccgtaacaATGGGCACTCAGTTTGGTTAATGtagaaacctgtaacaaatttgaatacaacagagtaaaaaaaaagaagattatgtgatgttgaaatatcctcaaaaatagactaaaacgcgactccttCACCGTTACTtgtcagacgcatgtgcgtttttaaaaatatgaaaaatgcattttgtggtattagaaacaccaggatgaccggaaacacttcggatgttcGGGAATGGATCATTTAAACAATAGAATATAAGTATGTTTGACTTAAGTGATTGCAAATGAACCCAATGGCGAAAAATATGcctaatgtttaaaaactagggtctgtccctgtaattaatttttttttaaatctgaattaatacaaaaaaagaCGCCCTTTTCCCCATCACATAGTGGCTAGATCAAAGTGCTTTCTTTCCTATATACAGAACCTATAAAGACAATTTGCATGCCACggctgtgagatggtacatacaaacagattccttgctactaatatttAACATTGGCACTTAATATTAAAGCATAGGCATGGTCAGACATATGCAGGCGTGGCGAAGGTAAGTGAATATTTGTGGAGGGAGTAGTATCAGGGCCTACCGggagtcatgacctactttccgtgacctcgTCCCATTGACCCGgtcctgacctacttagactgaccttgacctacttagactggcctactgtgccgtgtgcaacgttctactgacccggccctgacctacttagactgaccttgacctacttagaccggcccccaATCTAGTTAGTCTAGTCCTGACCTATTTAGCCCGGCCCTGATCCGtcgtacttagcaacgcccgtgctatcctgtctgtgggaagtgtaggatcccttgctactaatgggaaagtgtagcaggtttcctctctaaaactgtcaaaagtatgtttgacatccaatagctgatgattcataaatcaaggtgctctagtggtgtctttaaacaaaaccacttctaaggactcggcccgacgcgaggtagtgtgtttaattttagcgcactgaatgttgaatggttacatgtataaatgcttacatccgggaagcggtggtatcctaTTTTATTGTTGGTGGCAATACTCTTaggaactagaagttacattcttaaagacgtgaaataagaaatgatttaaataggtgtaaaatagaattctcTTCCCACTATGTCTCCCGcgctagcgcattcacaagattattaaactattttaacataCCCAAAGAAAGCGCTTCGCCACTCGCATATAtgtggtttaaatgacaggctTTGTTTACATGTGTGAAGTAGTCAAATGCGAACGAGTTCGCGTCCAGAGAGGAAGATACGCCGTTCATATCTGAAGTGGGGAAATTACATTtgttctattatttttttaaaaatcaataatttatagtttagttatttttatttatttgtttgcttatttatttatttatttattatgttacgaatTTTTTTAAGCAGCCTCCTTTCACCTTTGTACAATCAGCCTATATatcatcgatccccgtcggtgggcccattggtctatatccagccaatgctccacaactggacaacggctgtggtatgtactatcctgtctgtgggacgtcaacatagtcagacggagaaatgacgtggaggcaaggaatctcggtaaaaaaaaaaagaatccaacctggtggtgcagactgtcgaaacgagaagcgttccagcgttcaatcagttccaatgaccgcatacatcccagaataaaacttcacttcgctgataaaaacaacaaaagtaaaggatccccaagtcgagacgcgaaagcacgtgcagtgtgcacaaacatgtcttaccgcgacgagctGCAGACTGGGAATGATCCACCCAGAATCGGCGTCTGGTCTCATCTTTtcgaaatttataaaacaatatttttttaatgatctatgcagccaactgcacaacattTTTTTAGGCATCTTTgccgttaactgttgtaaatgatagACGAAAGTTGCCTCAATTCACTAACCAAGGAAAAccttcaccgcgtcacgtgaaaaacaatggcggccaggggttgaagtacccgtatgtttgGTTCCACGAATTTTGAAATTTCCGATATTGCATTCCACTCAGTCCGGGGGCGAggcttagcccagtggtaaaacgttcgcttgatgcgcggtcggtttgggatcgatccccttcagtgggcccattgcgctatttctcactccagccagtgcaccacgactggtacatcaaaggcggtggtaggtgttattctgtctatgggatggtgcatataaaagatcccttgctgctaatgaaaaagagtagcccatgaagtggctttCAAACTTTCAAACTTTATTTCGATTCATtcaggccgtcaaacgacagcatatgaggacatattttataatagttatttacagtgacaagatgacaacaggagttcttcatagaatatatacagacataattcaaaatagctatacatgtgtatacacattttaaaaagaagacacatggtgacagaacatttaaataaagcagatacatttttataagtcagtacttttaaaagtataaaatgatattgaagatgtttatctatggtttactaaatttacttgtaatttcagagattaattttgacaatttacggAGAGTGTTTATTctattacaattaaacagttctttgaatttaagtGTGCTaggatttatttatattataaacctTTTGcgtgtattcataaaataattacatttaaataagtagcgatattcatctccaatataattttcttcgcacaatgtacataatctatTTTCGACTGGGATGCTATTCCAGTGTCCTGTTTCTATGGGTAAATAATGATTACATGTTCTGAATTTCAGAAGGTTGGTCCACAATTTTTCGagtaatttaataaagtatttttccaaatataaagtttgtttaaaaatagaacatattTTGTCTTTGGATGTAGACTCGATGTTGTTATGCCATGTTTGTAGGTACTGGTCTAGTTGCCTTCATTTAACATGCTCAGTTAGTATTTTTATGGATGGGAAATTTTTCCACATATAAATATCGGTCATGGCTAGGTTATTTAACAGGTGTATTAAATTTTGTAGCCAGTTATAGCTGTGCCCGTTGGCAATAGAgttttttatcatataattaagaattaaattaGTGATTTTTGTAGATTTACCTTTAACTATACGTGCCCAGAATCCTATAATTCTTTGATCTATAACTAGTTTTAGTGGCGTTCTACCAAGTTCcccatataacataaaaataggGGTACCCTTTTTTACTGGGAATAATCGTCTAAGAAAGTTTATATGAATATTTCCTATTATGTCCACATTTTCGTATACCCAGATTTCACAGCCATACAAAAGTATTGGGGGAccattgaataaaataattggcAAATTATTATCCTTGGctttagataaaacaaaatatattgctttagttGCACGCTGAAATTAAacatagttttgttattttaaatttgttttgtttagtgaagttaaacctaaatatttgtattctttaacattttgaaGAGACTTATCTCCGAGAGTAAACTTTTTCTTATAGTCATTTCAATTTTTCCACTGTTCACTTGAAGTTTCCATTTTTTGCAGTATTCCAAAAAGACATTTAGATTTTTTGGCAAATCGTGAGCATTGTTTGCTAGTAGTACAGAATCGTCGGCATATAGGAGACAAAGTGGATACCGATGTCTAGAAAGCAATCGTGGTCATCTATAGCGGTGGCTACCCCTGAGCAGTTACAATTTAGTAGGTGGTTTTCTATGTCATttaaataaagtgaaaataGGACAGGTGACAAATTTTCACCTTGGCGGACTCCGGTATTGCAAGAAAATAATTGTGAGCATTCGTTATTTAAACTGATACAGGATTTTATACCTTGATACATTTTTTGGATAATGCTAAGGGATTTGCCATTTATGTTATAGTTGAATAATTTTTGCCAGAGGAACTTTCTTGATATCGTATCAAATGCCTTTTGGAAATCAATAAACGCACAGAATAATttcttttgtcttctttttaaaatttcgattaaagaatatatattaaacagatGGTCGGTTGTGGATCTCGAGTAGCCTTTTCGAAAGGCAGTCTGGGCTTCATGCAGttaagatattatttttttcaaggtAGTCATTTAGTCGCTTATTTAGGATCGTTGTAAATAGTTTTGAGCTACAGCATAATAAGGTTATtggtctataattttctggCATAGAACggcttcctttatttttaaagactgGCGTAATCATTCCTATCAGCCATTCATTTGGGAAAATACTGTTATCTAGCGTAACACTGAATAGTTTTGTGTATATTGGCAACATTTTGTCCCCAGTAGATTTAATGTACTCATTTGTAATATTATCAATTCCGGAAGcttttccatttttaagttgttttattgcatttttaacTTCTCTTTCTTCAAATGGTTTATCTAGAGTGTCATTATCTAATTCGAAAGTTTCAAAATCTGTATCTTGATTTATATCATTATCCATAAAATCTCCTTCATTTACATGCAAGTTCGTTTAGTGATGGGAAATTATTATTCACATTTAttggttttaatttaaaaaaatgttttatttaatgacacactcaaaacattttatttacggttgtatggtgtcagacataatatggttaaggccacacagattttgaaagaaacccgctgtcgccactacatgggctactctttctgattagcagcaagggatcttttatttgcgcttcccacaggcagcatagcacaaaccatggcctttgttgaaccagttatggatcactggtcggtgcaagtggtttacacctacccattgaaccttgcagagcactcactcagggtttggagtcagtatctggattaaaaatcccatgcctcgactgggttccgaacccagtacctaccattctGTAGACCGATCGCCTGCCATGACCCCAGTtgcttttaataatttattttaaaaaattgggtCATTTAATTTCAGATCGAgcatttgtttttctgctttGTAGTTATGAGCtgcattttctttaaataaatatttcttatatGATCTGCTTGCGTTAATTAATCTGTTTGTTTTCTTCACTGTTATatactgaatgttttttttgtcgCGTGGTATTTTTTTCTAGAGACAAAACACGTGCCAAATAGAGGTCACTTGGTTTTAAATTTAGTCGGTGCACGAGCACCGTTTGGCACGCTGCCGAATATTGACGCTGCATTCTATAAATAGTTTTTTATGACCTCAATCGCTTTGTTCACACGTGTGTATACATCGTtcgtgtcgttacacaaaatgctggagatacatgtactatcaAGTGACTTTTGGTCAAACTTATTGACAAACTGCTGTCTTTTGTCAGGTATCCATTTACGGATTTTTATGTTTCTTGTGACGGAatatgctcttaattttgttttcgcctgtggcgatattaattgttttagagggccgtgtgcagttccaaattgcacttagcccaggtgggcaactttgttacgtaatacatcTGTGCGACGGTCGAGCTGTAcattctaatacacacccagccaggtgcggaggccatgtggccagtagttacgtaatacctccacgagtgcggtttttacaaccgtgatttggcgacgatcagcatcagtaagtctggcgatcaaagagaaaaatacgtctctgggagttggggatatatcacttgatagggggaggaccgccttgtacccccaggtgATACtgggattttttaaataaatagttttagagagaTCGAGGAGAAACAAAAAGGAGAgcttccagggaacgttagtccatttggactttggtaaatatattatttctgctctgttgtataaccttgatgtgattgatgtgactttaaatattttaatactgtattataccaatattctttagacagtgtcttcggtcatctgacgaagtaaatcgtagactttttgttctaacattatatgagtatttggtaatataaagcttagccagtcatcctagaggacctaggtaaactgtaggttattgtctttattgtgataggtaccagtattaattctgtgttacaaggttactgaatgagtagttaagggttaatttaaaattaaccagttaggaatagtgttgaaATTCctgtattaattaagttcccctggcagcgtttctccattatcacacgttattgaacgagtagtaagggttaattaaaaattaaccagttaggaatagtggtaattcctttattacttaGTTCCCCTAGAAACGTTTCTCAagtatcacacgtgtgggtgttgtgtcacggtgaagtgattacaatattgtgtaaactagacacctagacattaactaattaagtgatcagttctgggttgttattattgttgttattaattaactacggcggcagtacatttgtcagcgtagattaatacagattccaaagtgtattgtgtttttgttgtgttttctagtgaactaaacgtgctataataatatatactttatataagatcttatctctgatcatacctagacgagccaaagcggtttcgtactgcctgttacagagagatctaatagatatacagttagaagagatattttgataatcgtgtttcattcagttacgggtattataggaaagaaagaaagaaatgttttatttaacgacgcactcaacacattttatttacggttatatggcgtcagacatatggttaaggaccacgcagatttggagaggaaacccgctgtcgccagataggctactcttttacgacaggcagcaagggatcttttatttgcgcttcccacaggcaggatagcacaaaccatggcctttgttgaaccagttatggatcactggtcggtgcaagtggtttacacctacccattgagccttccgaagcactcactcagggtttggagttggtatctgaattaaaaatcccatgcctcgactgggacccaaacccagtacctaccagcctgtagaccgatggcctgccacgacg of the Gigantopelta aegis isolate Gae_Host chromosome 12, Gae_host_genome, whole genome shotgun sequence genome contains:
- the LOC121386704 gene encoding putative zinc finger protein 66, yielding MLIHTGEKPFKCEVCTKCFKRCSHLNLHMLIHTGMTLFRCEVCYKCFSHSFDLKKHMSIHTGVKPFKCEVCAKCFTHSLSLKQHMLIHTGVKPFKCEVCAICFAQSVSLKQHMLIHTGEKPFKCEMCTKCFAHSCSLKKHMWNHTGDKPFKCEGCTKCFTQSSSLKQHMLIHTGEKPFKCEVCTTCFTQSSSLKKHMSIHTGEKPFKCEVCTTCFAHSSSLKKHMWIHTGDKPFKCEGCTKCFAQSSSLKQHMWIHTGEKPFKCEVCTTCFTRSSSLKQHMSIHTGDKPFKCEGCTKCFTQSSSLKKHMWIHTGDKPFKCEVCTKCFTQNSNLKKHMLIHTSEKPLKCEVCTTCFAQSSSLR